In Tachysurus fulvidraco isolate hzauxx_2018 chromosome 5, HZAU_PFXX_2.0, whole genome shotgun sequence, the genomic stretch AATACCCTTATTGTGGTGTTCCTACAGTAGCTGGAGGATAACCTATAGCTCATACAAACCCACAGACGTTTACCTAAAAAAAGGTGTTGCTAAAATCTACGTCCATCGAGAAAAAGTCACTAAGCGTCGAATGAATGAAGTTTCACCTTTCATGTTTTCAGAGAGCTTGTCTTTTGTGTGCAAGGTCAGGGTCTCCTACAGAGGGACTCTGTGGCTGAGAGACGGTTGAACTGTGCTAAATTTAACAGTTATTATTGTATAGAGAGAGGCCACAAAATGTTCCATACTGTCTAGGGCCGGTGAGACTGGAACTGGTTATAactgatattattatttataactggaactaaaaaaaaaaaaaggcacgatgtggcattatttattatttatttaattcatttctttttaaaaaatgggaTGGTTggtaaaagaggaataaaacacttcaagaAATCAAGATCAAGGTTGAACACGTAACCGATTATTTTACTAAGAGCATGTACTAGGTATTTTGTTGAACTGAACAGGGCCAAGGTTTGTTTCAGGTCTACTTTCAGGTAGGAAGCACACCACTAATTAAGACTAAAACAGATTTCCCCTTCATGTGTTTGTGGTTGAATTCTGCTGAACAGATGAACTGATAAGACTTTACACCATGTGCATGTTTTCTGCAgtccaacacaacacacttgtTAATAgagatgtgaaatgtgtgtaacagaaataaataaaagctccaAGCTGTatacctccctccctccctcactccctcactccctcgATCTGCTATGTTACTCTgggccaggggtcggcaaccttaaacactcaaagagccacttggacctgtttcccacagaaaaaaaaacacagggagccacaaaaccttttgacatctaaaatgaagataacactgcaagtgtagaaaaaactgtagtgtgttgcatttatgaaatcaaagaactgctaccgagtaaacaaaattttatttctgcaggcaaacaaaaatattttgaacagttctcttcgtattcatggccagggctctcaagttttgaagacgggcaagcgtgacatctccaaaccccaatttttttcatttgttgttgtgttaaatctgtcccagatagtgctattctctgattggctattgtgtagcctctttttttgattggctgataagtgtcagactcactaagaactgagacgtgcttgattcctgcacggttccatagagacagcggtgtggactgatacattttgtgtgctgcggcttattaactATATGATAGTTAGTCGAAaggaaatacgatgtgtggcgggagagcgggagaaatataaatacaaaattaactCAATTACAAGTTTGCATTCATTAAGAGTATACTACAAACATTGCCAGAGATATAACAGTCATTCATATAAAGTCAAAACATTGCAGTAAATATACTCACAATGGCAATAGATACTgtttacaaataataaacaaataatactgTTTCCCATTAAAAGGCCTTTCACTGAAGCCAACACAAACCCTGATAAACCTAGACTCGGGTGGAAGccattttcatttcctttactAGTCTATCCCCTTATAAACATTCAACGTCAAGGTTGCCCCCTATAGGTAAGGAATAGAACAACTAGTAACAGGCCAGACCTGTTACATACCCCTCACGTCAGAAAAAGTTGGGACATACCCATGGTAGCTTTTCAAATTCTGTACGTGATAAGTGTCCCTATTTTCAGGATCATCAAGAAATGATACTGCGTAATTTACAGGGCCCAAACACTTCTCAATTTTGGCTGGACCTTTCCATTTAGCAGAAAGTTTTGCCATAAAACCTTCCTCTGACTTGGGCGATGGGTGAGCACGGACCCAAACTACATCACCTACTTGGAAGTGTGTCGATTTTCTTTTCTGATtgtaataatgtttttgtttagtctGAGCTTTTCCTACATTCTCCCTTACCAATTGGATCAAGTTTTGCTGTCTTTCTAATACTTCATAGGTAGAGCTGCTTGGGTCAGGTGGATAACGGATGGCCCTTTCCAGAGGCCCCTTTAGTTTCCTTCCTAGGGCCACCTCGGCAGGTGTAAACCCAGTACTTTCATGCCATGCCGTGTTAATTGCAAATCTGAACTCCGCCAACCATCTGTCCCATTGTCTGTGGTGCTCTTCCACATAAGAAGCGATCATGGTTTTAATGGTACGATTAATCCTTTCAGTGAGGTTGGTTTGTGGGTGGTATGCAGTTGTTAATTTTTGGACCACTCCCCATTGTTTGCACACTAGGTTTATTAGTTGCGATGTAAACTGTGCTCCACGGTCGGATACAAGGTAAGCCGGAGTTCCCCATCTAGTAAAAATTTCTTCAACTAAGATACGAACTATTGATGGTGCTTTAGCTGTACGTAAGGGAAATAACTCAACTCACTTTGAACAGTAGTCTACCACCACCAACAGATGTTCATTCTGCTTTCCACTCTTTGGAAAAGGCCCCATCAGGTCTACTCCCAGCATATAACCTGGCTCCACCACTGGTGTAGATTGTAAATGTCCTGAAAGTTTAGACAGGTTAGGTTTGTACTTTTGACAGACTTGACAATTCTTACAGTACTTCCATACATCTGCTCTTACACTAGGCCAATATGCAACTTGTAACAGCCTGAGAAGTGTCTTCATTCTCCCAAGATGTCCACTTAAAGGATTGTCATGGGCGTATTGTAAGAATTCATGGCGGAGAGATGTTGGAATAATTAATTGTAGTTTCTCCCCTTGAAGACTGCTGGGGACACTGCGGAACAACAATCCATTCTCATACACGTATCTTACCCGTGTATTGTCTCCCTTAACCTGTGCATCGactttcttttccatttcttGTACTTTAGTGTCAAGAGTACTAAACACTGAGGCACCATGTAAAGATTCCAAGATGTCTTGTATCTGTGGCATTGGGTAGGCATCTAGGTGAGTTTTTGTGTTCAGCCCTCGACAGTCAATACATAATCTTGATCCTCCATCCTTTTTTGGTACCACCACTACAGGGGAAGCCCATGGGGAAATAGAAGGGCATATAATTTTCTTATCCAATAACTCTTGGATTTCTTTGTCGACAAATTGTTGCTTTTCTCTTGACAGTCTATATGGTCTTTTTCTCATAGGGACCTCGTCTGTGGTAATAATGCGATGTTTAACTATACTCGTTCGACCAATTTCATTTGTGCAAACTGTAGGCCAGTTAAGCAGCAACTCCTCTAACAAACTCTTATTCTGTTGGTTGGTGTTGGTTTTTATTACCAAATCACGTATAGATTGTTGAGTGTCTTCTGAAACCCTAGGCAAGGGTATAGCAAGATAGAAGTGTAAGCTTGCACAGGATTCAGGTATCATCAAAGGAAAAGTTACCTCTTCATCACCACTCTCTTCTGACCTTGTTAAGCGATATTGGGATCTTCTAAAGTCAAGAACAATCCCAGAAGACCATAGAAAATCCATTCCAAGCATAAGAGGTACAGTCAAGTTAGTATCACGCATTATATACAATGTGAcatccattttcttttcttgtaaTTCACACTCCCATACCACCTTGCCAATGGCCTCCTGTCTAAGACCATTGGCTAACAAAAATGACTGACCATTGCTGGTTTTACAAGGTTCTTGCCCTCGTAACTGTTTCCAGAAGGCTTCTTTAATAAGAGATAAGGTGCTACCTGTGTCAACCATTGCTTGAAAGAATCTGCCGCGGAGAATAATAGGGAGAGTAACCATTTCTGGTTGATCAACGTTCTTTACAGGCTGCATTACCCGAGTGTTAGCTGGTGACGGCTTAGCTGTTGCTTCTCTTGCAATAGTGGTCTTCCGCTGTTGTGACTCTGAATTCACTTGGTTCCAGTATCTTTTAGACTCTTCAAAATCTCTTTCAATTTGCGTACCAATTCGTACTAGCTCACTTACTCCTTTTACATTACCTCGCAGCAAACTAGCC encodes the following:
- the LOC125141175 gene encoding uncharacterized protein LOC125141175 — encoded protein: MAELKTQCMTIEERMNYRSERESERIQKKTELELQDLGKTIADCLKRRDVQTEHKLKSLASVMPTPIQHQPKYSTPAPRYVADRQAYSVSNDPTQCLEGMSSLPLPPPVKLEFPSFSNGEEEDPVIFLERCEEYFALRPLCDYEILASLTSVLKGTAKEWWLAEKKNVKSWQQFKEVFLQSFLSEDYEEEVARKLMERKQGAKENIRDFAYHYRVLCLRKNKDMTDKEIVHAILRNCNPRLASLLRGNVKGVSELVRIGTQIERDFEESKRYWNQVNSESQQRKTTIAREATAKPSPANTRVMQPVKNVDQPEMVTLPIILRGRFFQAMVDTGSTLSLIKEAFWKQLRGQEPCKTSNGQSFLLANGLRQEAIGKVVWECELQEKKMDVTLYIMRDTNLTVPLMLGMDFLWSSGIVLDFRRSQYRLTRSEESGDEEVTFPLMIPESCASLHFYLAIPLPRVSEDTQQSIRDLVIKTNTNQQNKSLLEELLLNWPTVCTNEIGRTSIVKHRIITTDEVPMRKRPYRLSREKQQFVDKEIQELLDKKIICPSISPWASPVVVVPKKDGGSRLCIDCRGLNTKTHLDAYPMPQIQDILESLHGASVFSTLDTKVQEMEKKVDAQVKGDNTRVRYVYENGLLFRSVPSSLQGEKLQLIIPTSLRHEFLQYAHDNPLSGHLGRMKTLLRLLQVAYWPSVRADVWKYCKNCQVCQKYKPNLSKLSGHLQSTPVVEPGYMLGVDLMGPFPKSGKQNEHLLVVVDYCSK